A section of the Stenotrophomonas sp. 364 genome encodes:
- the rbfA gene encoding 30S ribosome-binding factor RbfA yields MPTVPKTFHRTDRVSAQIRRELGTLVHNAVREHGLPSVSVSDVEITRDMAHAKIFVTALMPERSVEAMKGLKELAWGLRMELARAMKLRHVPELHFHYDDSVDRGERIDNILRDLPDTLAAEKSRQPEEDAGDGDADESGKKSD; encoded by the coding sequence CTGCCTACCGTGCCAAAGACCTTCCATCGAACCGACCGTGTTTCCGCCCAGATCCGCCGTGAGCTGGGAACGCTCGTGCACAACGCGGTGCGTGAACACGGCTTGCCTTCGGTGAGCGTCTCCGACGTGGAAATCACCCGTGACATGGCGCATGCCAAGATCTTCGTCACGGCGCTGATGCCCGAACGTTCGGTAGAAGCCATGAAGGGCCTGAAGGAACTGGCCTGGGGGCTGCGCATGGAACTGGCGCGTGCCATGAAGCTGCGCCACGTGCCCGAGCTGCACTTCCACTACGATGATTCGGTGGATCGCGGCGAGCGCATCGACAACATCCTGCGTGATCTGCCCGATACGCTGGCGGCCGAAAAGAGCCGGCAGCCCGAGGAAGACGCCGGGGATGGCGACGCGGACGAAAGCGGCAAGAAATCGGATTGA